Proteins from a single region of Blastocatellia bacterium:
- a CDS encoding SdpI family protein has protein sequence MAGAIFILLSIPFILQLVPPNHWSGFRVEKTLSDERVWYAANRVMGYDLLIAGVVILATTIATAIYLRGNRRLANRLNLAVFILSLAVAAAHSFWALTRM, from the coding sequence TTGGCTGGCGCCATTTTCATCCTCCTCAGCATCCCTTTCATTCTTCAACTTGTGCCGCCGAATCACTGGTCGGGATTTCGCGTCGAGAAGACGCTGTCGGATGAGCGAGTTTGGTATGCAGCGAACCGTGTCATGGGATATGACCTGCTGATTGCCGGCGTCGTCATTTTGGCAACGACGATTGCGACGGCCATTTACCTGCGGGGCAATCGGCGATTGGCCAACCGGCTCAATTTAGCGGTCTTCATCCTCTCGCTGGCGGTTGCGGCGGCGCACAGTTTCTGGGCGCTTACTCGAATGTAG
- a CDS encoding WD40 repeat domain-containing protein, translating into MKNLIFRSNALLLPLGFLIIFCAVPSFVFGQEKAEISIQPSLSHISSMDFSPDGRYILIASNQGLTLWDAASKREIRRFTGLSEVARSVVFTPDGKYASSDCGRYTERFRGRITPVIKLWHIPSGREIKVFRGHTDAINSLAFSPDAKYLLSGSDDKTLKLWDITGGQEIRTFKGHSSGIISLAFSSDGKYAVSGSSDQTIKRWDIATGEEVSSFTWKSSLFGKLVCSSDGKYAVLTGYDEGIELLDIASGKVIGRFKESVYSIVNSAIFSSDNKYVVTGHNDGTLKVWDVAGGTSVSALRPGGEIVSVAISRDNKYILAVTKDGPVGMFDAARKKEVGKFTGYLDRASAMAFSSDCKYMLWGSYEPRFKPGNQGSELKLKLREVDSGKEIRTFEGNPGLAYWLAFSPNGKYVLSKGRDTFKVWDVALGTGISTFRSSPDEALISAMIFPSDGKDYLLRAHRNIFFLSDLLTGQEIRKFTGHSDKIHSVAVSPDGRYLLSASKDKMLKLWDIATAREIKTFVRQTGAAISVTFLSDGKHALSVGDDKTITLWDIVNGKEIRTFELNNSDSNLFFSVAISPDGKYALLTGTDKETATTWEVTVWNISEEKSVAAYKAEGLGLFPLTKFSPDSRYVLSATTDGIVRRWSIVSGKEITRTIMFTADEWIAITPEGYYNSSANGDKYVNVRIGDKVYGLDQFRVTFYKPQVIETALKIGDSEQAARIVTTAKQQPLMAFQDIEPPLVVIRSPGEGNSMNSNQIEISIHIEDKNQTIKDVKLSINGNPVIIEKERSIATESLRSQPVPISNSSVVEIPKGRKALDLRIPAALKPGENIIEVVAFNGFSEGRKAIRIYSPE; encoded by the coding sequence ATGAAGAATCTGATATTCCGATCAAATGCCCTCCTGTTACCTTTGGGATTCCTTATTATCTTTTGTGCTGTTCCATCATTTGTCTTTGGGCAGGAAAAGGCTGAGATATCCATCCAGCCATCTCTATCACATATCAGCAGTATGGACTTTTCACCCGATGGCAGGTACATCCTCATAGCTTCTAATCAGGGGCTCACCCTCTGGGATGCTGCCAGCAAACGCGAGATCAGGCGGTTCACAGGGCTTTCTGAAGTAGCTCGCTCAGTAGTTTTCACCCCAGATGGCAAATATGCATCGTCTGATTGTGGCAGGTATACCGAACGGTTTAGAGGGAGGATTACTCCGGTAATCAAACTGTGGCATATCCCTAGCGGCAGAGAGATCAAGGTTTTCAGAGGGCACACTGACGCAATCAACTCGCTGGCCTTTTCCCCTGACGCCAAGTATCTCTTATCCGGCAGTGATGATAAAACTCTCAAGCTATGGGATATAACGGGCGGACAAGAGATCAGGACTTTCAAGGGTCATTCATCTGGAATTATCTCACTAGCTTTTTCTTCTGATGGTAAATATGCCGTTTCGGGCAGTAGTGACCAGACAATTAAACGATGGGATATTGCTACGGGGGAAGAGGTAAGCAGTTTTACTTGGAAGTCAAGTCTCTTTGGCAAACTGGTCTGCTCCTCTGATGGCAAATATGCCGTGTTGACCGGTTATGACGAGGGCATAGAGTTGTTGGATATTGCGAGCGGAAAGGTGATTGGTAGGTTCAAGGAAAGCGTCTATTCAATTGTCAACTCGGCTATCTTTTCCTCCGATAACAAGTATGTCGTGACAGGTCATAACGATGGAACATTGAAGGTTTGGGATGTCGCCGGCGGAACATCTGTCAGCGCCTTAAGGCCGGGAGGCGAGATTGTTTCAGTGGCCATTTCTCGTGACAACAAATACATTTTAGCAGTTACCAAGGACGGCCCAGTGGGGATGTTTGATGCGGCCAGGAAGAAAGAAGTCGGCAAGTTCACAGGCTATTTAGATAGGGCTTCGGCTATGGCTTTTTCGTCTGATTGCAAGTACATGCTGTGGGGAAGTTATGAGCCTAGATTCAAGCCCGGGAATCAGGGCTCTGAGCTTAAACTCAAGCTCAGAGAAGTTGATAGTGGGAAAGAAATCAGAACATTTGAAGGGAATCCAGGCCTGGCTTACTGGCTCGCCTTTTCTCCTAATGGTAAGTATGTGCTATCGAAGGGCCGCGACACTTTTAAGGTTTGGGATGTAGCTTTGGGAACGGGAATTAGCACATTCAGAAGTTCGCCGGATGAAGCTCTAATCTCTGCGATGATCTTTCCTTCGGATGGCAAAGACTACTTATTGCGCGCACACAGAAATATATTTTTCCTCAGCGATCTTCTCACCGGGCAGGAAATCAGGAAGTTTACCGGGCACTCAGATAAAATACACTCAGTAGCCGTTTCCCCTGATGGCAGGTATCTCTTATCCGCTAGTAAGGACAAGATGCTAAAGCTTTGGGATATTGCTACGGCAAGAGAAATCAAAACGTTCGTACGGCAAACAGGTGCAGCTATCTCAGTAACGTTTTTGTCTGACGGCAAACATGCCTTATCGGTTGGTGATGATAAGACCATTACCCTATGGGACATAGTTAACGGGAAAGAAATCAGGACATTCGAGTTGAACAACTCGGATTCAAACCTGTTTTTTTCCGTGGCGATTTCTCCTGATGGTAAGTATGCACTGTTGACAGGCACGGACAAGGAAACAGCCACGACTTGGGAGGTCACTGTTTGGAATATATCAGAAGAAAAATCGGTCGCAGCATACAAAGCAGAGGGACTCGGGCTATTTCCGCTCACAAAATTCTCCCCCGACAGCAGGTATGTGCTATCAGCCACGACTGATGGAATAGTGAGGCGGTGGAGCATTGTTTCGGGAAAAGAGATTACCCGGACGATTATGTTTACGGCAGATGAGTGGATCGCCATTACTCCTGAAGGTTATTACAATTCGTCTGCGAATGGAGACAAATATGTGAATGTCCGCATCGGAGATAAAGTTTATGGACTGGATCAGTTTCGTGTCACATTTTACAAGCCTCAAGTAATCGAAACTGCATTGAAGATCGGGGATTCTGAGCAAGCGGCGAGAATTGTTACGACCGCAAAACAACAACCATTAATGGCCTTCCAGGATATAGAACCTCCACTCGTAGTTATCAGGTCGCCCGGGGAAGGTAATTCAATGAATTCTAACCAAATTGAGATTTCGATTCACATTGAGGATAAGAATCAGACGATCAAAGACGTGAAGCTATCTATCAATGGTAATCCGGTCATTATTGAGAAAGAAAGAAGTATTGCTACTGAATCGCTTCGCTCTCAACCTGTCCCAATATCGAATTCATCAGTTGTCGAGATCCCAAAGGGAAGGAAGGCGTTGGACTTAAGAATACCTGCTGCTCTGAAACCCGGAGAAAACATCATAGAGGTGGTCGCGTTCAACGGATTTTCTGAGGGTAGAAAGGCAATTCGAATCTACTCTCCCGAGTAA